Proteins found in one Plasmodium gaboni strain SY75 chromosome 13, whole genome shotgun sequence genomic segment:
- a CDS encoding gamete antigen 27/25: protein MTLSKDPEKFNYALKDRVSIRRYVRKNQNRYNYFLIEEHIQDNIVNRISDRLISFCTDKEVTEDYIKKVDDYLWVEQRVIEEVSINVDHAREVKEKKRIMHDKKLVRMLFDTYEYVKDVKFTDDQYKDASARVSQFLVDVVDSYIFKPIPALPVKPDDPHHNV from the coding sequence ATGACCCTTAGTAAAGATCCTGAGAAGTTTAATTATGCTCTTAAGGATAGGGTTAGTATCAGGAGATATGTTCGCAAGAATCAAAATAGGTATAACTATTTTCTTATTGAAGAACATATCCAAGATAACATTGTCAACAGAATAAGTGATCgtttaatttctttttgtaCCGACAAAGAAGTTACCGAAGATTACATTAAGAAAGTTGACGATTATTTATGGGTTGAACAAAGAGTAATAGAAGAAGTTTCTATTAATGTTGATCATGCAAGAGAAGTTAAGGAGAAGAAGCGTATCATGCATGATAAGAAATTGGTGAGAATGTTATTTGACACCTATGAATATGTCAAGGATGTTAAATTTACAGATGATCAATATAAGGATGCATCAGCAAGAGTAAGTCAATTTCTTGTTGATGTTGTTGattcttatatattcaaGCCAATACCTGCTTTACCCGTAAAACCTGATGATCCACATCACAatgtttaa